Genomic segment of Candidatus Omnitrophota bacterium:
GCTAGTGTGGTCATCCGACGGCTACTCCTTCTTCTTTTTCCGCTTGCTCGATTTGTCGTCCTCGATCGGCCTGTACAACACCTTGCCCTGCAAGATCTCCTCCAAGGCGATGGAGGTGACTTTGCGAGGCGCTTGCTCCACCAACGCCGGAGCGCCCTCGGAAATCTCCTTCGCGCGGCGAGACGCGAGAATCACCAGCTTATAGACGCTGCTGCACCGCTTCAGCAATTCTTCAATCGGCACATGGGCCATGCGCTCACGACTCCCTTCCGTTGATTCGTCCTGCGTTTCGAATGATCGCCCGCACGTGCGCCACGGCCGCCTCAAGGCGGTCGTTGATCACCACGTGGTCGTACCAGGACGCGCACGCCAGCTCCCTCTGGGCCGCGGCCAAGCGTTCCTGAACGGCTTCCCGGTCTTCGGTGCTGCGCCGCAGCAGGCGCTGCCGCAACTTTCGCATGGAGGGGGGCTTGAGAAAAATCAAAACCGCTCGCCGCCCCAGCAGCCGCCGGATCTTGCGCGCGCCCTGCACGTCGATGCTGAGAACGGCGCTCTGCCCTTGGGCGAGCGCGCTCAGCAGCGGCCGCTTCGGCGTGCCGTACCACGCGCCGTGCACGCGCGCCCATTCCATCAGCGCCCCCTGGCGCCGCATCCGCGCAAAGACGCTCGGCGAAATAAACCGATAATCCCGCCCGGTGCGCTCCCCCGGCCGAGGCGCTCTCGTCGTCACCGACACCGAGCGCGCCAGCACGGGCATCCGGCGCAGGAGACGCTTGACCACCGTCGTCTTGCCGCCGCCCGAAGGGCTTGAGATGACAAAGACTTTACCTGGATGGTGGATGGTGGATGGCGGATCGTGGATTGTTGGAGGCTCGAACAGTGGTAAGAGTCGCCCACCATCCACCATCCACCATCCATGATCCATGCGGTTTAGTCACGCCTCAATTCGGCCAGCCGCTGTGCGACCGTCTCCGGCTGCAAACTTGAGAGCACCACATGATCCGAGTCGGTGACGATGACCGTGCGGGTTCGGCGGCCATTGGTCGCATCGACCAGTTTTTGATGCCGGCTCGCCTCTTCGCGCAACCGCTTCACCGGCGAGGGATCGGCGGAGACGACCGCGACAATGCGCTCCGCCGCCACCGCGTTGTCGAATCCGACGTTTAAGAGTGTCACAGCCATCACGGAGCAGAGAGCCTCACTCCAGATTCTGTACTTGCTCTCGGATCTTCTCGATGCAGCCTTTGATCTCGACGACGTGCTGCACCGCCTCAGAATCGTTGACTTTGCTGCCCAGCGTATTGGTTTCGCGCATCAGCTCCTGGGCCATAAAATCCAGGCGCTTGCCGACCACTTGCTGTTTTGCGAGCGTCTGCCGCATCGACGCGACATGGCTCTCCAACCGGACGAGCTCCTCATGCACATCCGTATCCTTCACCAGGGCGGCAGCTTGCTCCAGCTGCGAGACAGAGGCGGCCGCCCCATTGCCAAGCAGCTCGCGCAACCGCTCGACCAGCCGCTGCCGTTGCTGCGCTAAGGCCCTCGGCAGGCGCCGCGCAATGGCTTGGGCGTTCCGTTCAATCACCTTTAGCTGCCCCCGGAGATCCGCGGCGAGCTTCGCCCCTTCGCGGCGGCGTGAGACAGCCAAATCGCGCGCCGCCGCCTGCACCGCGGAGCGCACCGACGGCCAGAACTGCTCGGCAGGCACGCGGTCTTCCACGACGGACATGGCTTGCGGAGCGCTGAGCAGCTGCTCAAGCGTCAGCGGCCCTTTGAGGCCGAAGCGCCCCTTCAGATTCAGGAGGGCCTCGTGGTACCGCTGCAGCAGCGCTTCATCAAACTGCACCTTGCGGTGCCCCAGGCGGTCCGTCTGCAGCGTGAGAAACACTTCCACGCGCCCGCGGCGCACGATCTTGCGCAGCTCATCGGCGATGCGACCCTGCAGCGCGGAGAGGCCGTTGGGCATGTGGGCGTCGATTTCCACGTATCGATGATTCGTGCTCCGCACCTCGACGGCCACCCCCCCGAACTCGGTGCGCGCGGTGGCGCGGCCGTAGCCGGTCATGCTGGAAATCTTCGCGCGCGCCTGGCTCATGTCAGCGGCGGGCGGGCGGCGGCCAGTGTTGAGGACGGCAACGGGAGCACTTCATGCGGTTGGAACCAGAGGGCAATTTCCCGCGAGGCATCGGCCGTATTCGCCGAGGCGTGGACCACGTTTTCCATCAGCCCGTTCGTCGCCATCCGGCCAAAGGCGCCTCGAATCGACGAGGGGGCGGCTTTTTCTGGATGGGTCGCCCCCGTCAATGCGCGAACGCGCTCAACGGCCTTCTCCCCCGACAAGACCAGGGCCATCACGTAGGGGACGCCGTGCCGCTTGCCCTGCAGATACTCGACCGTCTCGTCGAAAAACGGTTTCCCGCGAATGTGCGCATAGTGCGCTTCCGCTAATTCCTTGGAGACGCGCACGATCTTCGCTCCCAGCACATCCAAGCGGAGCTCTTCAATGCGCGAGATAATCGCCCCCAGCAGGCCGCGCTGAACCGCGTCGGGCTTGATCAGAAACAGCGTGGACTGTGGCGCCATCATCCCACGGAAACGCTGAGAAGGCCAAGCAGCCGCGTCAATTCTTCGGAGGAAAAATACTCAATCACGATGCGCCCGCCTTTTTTCCTCGCCTTGACGCTGACTTTGGTTCCGAGGGCGCGCCGCAGCGCCTCTTCAAGGCCGGCGGTGTTGGGGTCGCCCGGCTTCACACGCCGCTTGCGCGACGGCATCCAGTTCGTGGCCAGGCCCTCAAGATGCCTGACCGATAAGCCATTGGCGAGGATCTTCTGATACAGCGCCGTCTGCCGTCCGCGATCCTCGATCGTCAGCAGCACCTTGGCGTGCCCGAGCGAGATCTTTTCATCGAGCAGCCCTTGCCGAATCTCCTCAGGCAGGCGCAGGATGCGCAAGAGGTTCGCAATGGTCGCGCGGTCCTTGCCCACGGCCATCGCGAGCGATTCCTGCGTATAGCCAAACGCTTCCGTGAGCCGCGAATAGCCTCTGGCTTCTTCGAGCGGGTTGAGGTTTTCCCGCTGCACATTCTCAATCAGCGACAACTCCGCGGCCTGCTGATCTGACAGCGTCTTCACGACCGCGGGGATCTCAATCAGCCCGAGGGCTTGGGCTGCGCGAAATCGCCGCTCCCCCGCGACGAGCTCATAGGTGCCCTGGCTCCCAGGCCGCACTACCACCGGCTCGATGATGCCGGATTGTCTGATCGATGCCTTCAGTTCCTCCAAGCTGGTGTCGCTGACCGAGGTGCGCGGCTGAAATCGTCCAGGGCGGATCTGCGCGGTTTTCACGACCACCAATCCCGCCGATGCGGCGGCGTCTTGCGGCAGATCAATCAAATCGGCAAGCCCTTTCCCTAATCGCTTCATGTCGCGGCTCCGAAAATTTCCTTGTTTATAACCTCTTGTGTAAGAAGACGATACGCTAATGCGCCAGTTGAATTTGGATCATAGAGGCAAATCGGCTTGCCAAATCCTGGTGACTCGGCGAGCCGAATGTTGCGCGGGATCGATGTCTTGAACACCATCTCCTTGAAATAATTTTTAACTTCATCGGCGACCTCACGGGCAAGATTAGCGCGAAAATCTGCCATCGTCAACACAATTCCTCCGACTTTCAGCGCAGGGTTCAGCCGCTGCTTCACCAAATTGACAGACCGCATCAAGGAGCTCAGGCCCTCAAGGGCTAGGTATTCGCACTGGACAGGGATAATGGTGCTGTCAGCCGCAACGAGCGCGTTGACCGTCAGCAGGCCAAGCGCTGGGGGGCAATCAAAAAGAATGAATTCATATTTCGGGCGAAGCGTTTCGCAGATCCGCCGCAGCACGGTCTCTTTTTCTTCCGCGGTTGCCAGAAACGGCTCTGCCCCGGCAAGATCAATGCTGGCAGGAACAAGGCGCATCCCGTCAACCGGCGTCTTGAGAATGGTTTCCTCGATGTCAAGGTTATTGATCAGCACTTGGTAGATGTCTTTTCCTGCCGCGTCGTCTCTTGATACGCCACAGGTTGTTGTCGCATTGCCTTGAGGGTCAAGATCAACCAGCAGCGTCTTTCGCCCGGCAAGTGCCAGATAGGAGCCGACGTTCACCGCTGTTGTTGATTTTCCAACCCCGCCTTTTTGATTACACACCGCGATAATTTTTGCCATCTCAGCTAATGTTCCACGTGGAACATTATCCTCGTACCGTTCTAGGCTTTTCGTTTCGCACAAGCTGTGCTCATTATGTGCGTTTCTTCTAACTCTTTGCCACTCTATAAATAACAAGTGACATGAGCGTGTTGGTCAACCAGTATAAGACCAATCCTGAGGGCACCTGGTAAAACATCACGCCAAACATGATGGGCATCAGCGGGCCTGAGAACATTTTCGCGGTCGGATTGCTCTCAGCGCTTCCCATGGCTCTGCTCGATTGGCGCGTTTGAATGTACATCGCCGCCGCCATGATGATCGGCAACAGATTTAGGTGCGGACCCAACAGCGGCACGGAAAATGGCAGCCGGAGAAAATGATCCGGCAGCGACAAGTCAGCGATCCACAAGAACCCCTTTCCACGAAAATCGATAAAATGCGACATGGCTTGAAACAGCGCAATAAGGATCGGCATTTGCAGCAACATCGGCAGGCACCCGCTCAGCGGGCTGACTTTGTGCTCGCGGTATAAGGCAAACACTTCCTGGTTCGCTTTCATCTGATCGTTCTTATATTTTGCTAACACATGATCTACCTTAGGCTTCAGCTCCTGCATTTTCTTCATCGACCTGAAACTGATCAGTGTGAGGGGTGAAATGAGCGCGGTGATGCCGATGGAAAAACAGATGATCGCGACCCCGTAGTTCTTCGTGATGCCAGCAATCCATTTGAGGAACGACAGCAAGACCAATCCAATTTGACTGATCGTGCCAACGGCAAAAGCCTGTTCAACCCCGGCCTGACGAAGGTAAAAATAGTCTCTTGGTCCGAAATAGACCTTTGCCTGGTAGGTGTCAGCGCCTGATGGCAGCGAGGCTTCGGTCACAAGCTCGTGCCCGTTGATGCTTGGGAGAATTTGGACCGCAAGGGGCTGCACTGATTTCACCGAGATGCAGAAGAAGCGCTCGGCGATTGAAAGCAGCAATGTTCCACGTGGAACATTTTTTGCCTTTCGCGATACGCCATGCCGAAAATACCTGGCCTTCCCGTTGTCTTCAGAGCGCGCGCTGATCTCCAACCTGTTCTGCTGATCATTCAACGCGTCTGCTTTAGCCCAGCTTGCGATGATCCTCAGGGAGGCAAGCGTCGCCTGGTCGGTTGCCACGGACAGCTGCAATCCAGGCTGCTCCGCGTTTAGCTCATAGGTCAGGCGATATGATGCGGACGCATCCGCCCCGGTGAATGTGACCGCTGTCGACCCGGTTTCCTTAAGAATCCAACGAACGTCGCCTCGAATGCCAAGCAGCGGATACGATGAGCTGATTTGCAGAGGCGCGCTTGAAATCGAATCGTGGAATTGTTTCAGCGTCACCTTGCGAACTGCGGCACTTGACTTGCCAATTTCAAGCCGAACATCGCGCGATTCAATAACTGTAACATCCTCATCGAGAATATGATATGACGCCACATCGGCTGACATCGTCTGTGGTGAGGCGACAGGAAGGAGTTGTTGCGCCGGCTGGCGCGATGGCTTGAGGACCGCCGAGGAGTAGACGCTAATGAAAATTGCGCTGAGGGCTGCAGCGAGCAAGACGCGCTTCTCTGATCCCATTACGTGAGGGGGTCAACGCCCCACGGGCCAAGGGGATGGCACCGCAGCAGCCTGCCAACGATCTTCATTCCTCCGCGCCAAAAACCGTAGCGCTCAAGGGCTTGGCAGGCGTAGGAGGAGCAGCTTGGGAGGAACCTGCATGACTGTAACTTATTGTAAGAAATGTAGTTACGATATATCTGTATGACGCGAATCGCTAGCGTAGCGGCAAGAGAATGTTGAGGCGTTTGCATAGGATTTTCAATTCTGTGGCAAGTGTTTCGGTTGGACACGGGATCTGTGCTGGGTGAAGGATAATGACCACATCAACTGCTGGGCATAGCGCTAGTCGTTGCGTTCTGATGACCGTGCGCAACTGCCGCTTGAGCCGATTCCGCTCCACGGCCCCTTTGAGTCCGCGTCGAGTCCGTAGGCCGAGGCGGGTCTCGATGCGCTGGTTCGGCGCGCTCCCAACGGACAGATGCCGCCCGCGCGCCCACCGCCCGCTCCGATAGACGGCTGTAAACGCCTTGGTCAGTCGTAGCCGGGTAATCGTCGGGGTGGCGTCGTTACGCAGGAATCAGCTGCCAGCGTCCCTTGCGCCGTCGACGGCGCAAGGCATTTTGGCCTCCGCGCGTGCTCATGCGACGGCGGAATCCATGGACGCGTTTCCGTTTTCGGTTCGAGAGATTCCGTAGGTTCTTTTTCATTCGATAGGACGTGAAATATTATACGGCCGGGGGCTAGGAGAAATCAAGCACAAATCGCTTGAGCGCGTTTCTGAATGTTGGTATAATGCGTTTCTCCGAAGTGGATCCCAGGCACCCTGTGGAAAACGTGTGGAAACTGTGCAAAACACCCCGTTCGACTGGGCCGTAATCCGGGAACGCCTCAAGGCAAGGCTTGGTTCTGAGGTGGTCAATCGGTGGCTCGATCCGCTGACCGTCGGTGGATTGACGGATGCCGCCGTCACGCTTGAAGCGCCTAACTCCTTTTTCCGCGATTGGGTCCTCACCCATTATCTCGAGGCGCTTCGGCCGTTTGCCGGAACGCGCGAGGTGCGGGTGGTCACCGCGACCGCCGCGAGCTTCGCGTCCATTCTGCCGGCAGCGGTTTCGCCCCTCAAGCCGGCGGATGCCTCTCCAGCCAACGCGGCCCCGGCGTCCTCATCGCAAAGCGATGGCAGCCACGGGCTGAATGCCAGGCTCACCTTTGACCGATTTGTGGTGGGCCCCAGCAATCGCTTTTCCCACGCGGCGTCGCTGGCCGTCGCTGAATCGCCGGCGCGGGCGTACAACCCGTTGTTTATTTACGGCGGGGTGGGGTTAGGGAAGACCCACCTCATGCAGGCGATCGGCCACGCGATTCTCCATCGCTGGCCTGCGCGGCGCGTCGTGTATATTTCGAGCGAGCGCTTTACGAACGAGCTGATCGCCTCCATCCAGAATAAAACCACGTCGCGGTTCCGCGATAAGTACCGAACGGTCGATGTGCTGCTCGTCGACGACATCCATTTCATCGCCCAGAAAGAAGCGACCCAAGAGGAGTTCTTCCACACCTTCAACGCCCTCTATGACGCCCACAAACAAATCGTGATTTCCAGCGACCGCTCCCCCAAAGAAATCGCCGGGCTCGAAGAGCGGCTGGTGTCGCGCTTTGAATGGGGCTTGGTGACGGATATCCAACCCCCGGATCTGGAAACCCGCATTGCCATTCTCCGCAAGAAGGCGGAGGAGGCCGGGATCCTTGTGCCGGAGCCGGTCACGGATTTCATGGCCAAGCAAATTACCGCCAACATCCGGGAATTAGAAGGCGCGCTGATCCGCGTTATCGCGTACTGCAATCTCTTTAACAAGCCGCTCGATGCTGAGATTGCGCGGGAGGTCTTGAAGGATATGGTGCGGGAGGTCAGCGCGCGGATCACGCTGGATGAGATCCAGCGGCGCGTCGCCGAGTACTTCCAGTTAGACCTCCAGGAGATGCGCGGGAGCCGCCGGCAACGTTCGGTCTTGTTCCCGCGGCAGATTGCGATGTTTCTGTGCCGTCGGCTCACCGAGGCTTCGCTGCCGGAGATTGGGCGAGCATTTGGGGGGCGGGACCACACCACGATTATGCACGCCGTCGGAAAAATTGAGCGGGAGATCACACAAGATGCGCACAAGAAGCAGATCATCACCCACCTAAATCAGCTGATTACCGCAGCCTCGGGGCGCCAGATGGGTTAAAATGTTTTCCACATTTCCACACACTCTAGTGCTACTACGAGGGTTCTTTTTTAATACCATATCGTCATAACAGTGCTGTGAAATCCACAAGGAGCCGCGATGCGCATCACCATCCCGCAACCCCAGCTACTTCGGCACCTCCAAATGGTTGAGCACGCGGTCAATGACCGCAGCACCCTCCCCATCCTTGCCAACATTCTCATTGAGACGACCGAGGAGGGCATCACCCTCAGCGCAACCGACTTGGATGTGGGTATCCGGTGCCGGTTTCCATTGGCCGCCCAAAACGAAAAAGGCGCCGTGGCTCTCCCCGCGAGAAAATTTACCACCGTGATTCGAGAGCTTCCGGATGAGGTGGTGGTCTTGGAGGCAAGGAAGAACCACACCGCCACCATTACCTGTGGGGCGAGCAGCTTCCGTATTCCAGGACTACCTGCGGAAGATTTCCCCATCCTTCCCCCCACATCCAATAACGAGCAACTCACTATCTCCCAACAAGCGCTCAAAACACTCATTGCGCAGACGGCGCATGCGATGTCGATGGAAGAAACGCGGTTTATTCTCAACGGAACCCTCATCGCTCTTCAGAAGACGGAGCTGACCCTGGTGGCGACCGACGGCCGTCGCCTGGCGGCCGCCAAGGCGCCGGTCACGAACGCGACAACGCACCAGCTCTCAGTGGTGGTTCCGGCGAAGACGGTGCGGGAGCTTGGAAGACTCTTGCAGGCTGATGGGACCGAAGAGGTTCGCATCGCCCCCCTCAAAGACAACCAGCTCACCTTTACCTTCGGCGACGTCACCATCATCACCCGGCTCATTGAGGGGCAATTCCCGCAATACGACAAGGTGATTCCCCCACCGACAAAAACCGTCATGACGTGCAACCGCCAAACCCTCACCAATGCGATCCGCCGGGCCAGTTTGATGACCAGCGCCGCCTCGCAGGCGGTCGTTTTTGAAGTGGGGGAAGGGAAGCTGGTGGTGTCAAAAGAGTCCGCCGAGCTCGGGAGCGCTCGGGAAGAACTTGCGGTGACGTACCCGGGCGAGCCGGTGACCGTCGCGTTTAATCCGGAGTTTTGGCTTGAAGTGCTGAAAGTGTTGGATACGGATGAGGTGGCGGTGGAAATCACCGGACCGGAGAAGCCCGCGGTGATCCGTCAGCCAGGCTTTACGTACCTTGTGCTGCCCATGAAGGCGGTATGAACCGCAACGCTGCGCGCGGATGACCGCAGATGATGAGCAAACCGACAGGACAGCGGATCGATGCGCTCTTACCGAGCGTGCTGAAGCGGGTGGAGCAGCACCATGCCGTGCTTGATCTGCTGCGGCGCCGCTGGAAACGGTTGGTCGGCCCGGACCTTGCCGCGCATACGCAGCCGGTGAGCGTTCGCCGCGGCCAGCTGGTGATCGCCGCGGAGCAGCCCGGGGACAGCTTCATGCTGCACTTTCAGCGCGAGCGCCTCGCCCAGCACGTACGGACGCTGACCGAGGGCAAAGTCACCAGTCTCGTAGTTCGGCCGCAGACGGCAGGACGGCATGCCGTATCTCATTGATCGAGGGCGCGCGGTTCGCACGACCGAGCTGGTCGCGGTGGTGCGCGGCCGGCAGCGGCGGATCCGAAGCCAACTGATTTTTCGCGATAACAGCATTTACAACACCCTCACGCGGCCCGGGACGTTGCGGGCCGTGGTCGAGCAGACGGGAACAACGGCAGGGAGGACGACGAGACTGGTATGGCGAGCGCAGCAACCATGAAACGCAACACCGCAAAGACATCCGCGCCCTCGACGGCGGCGGGGAAAGCGTACGACGCGAGCAGCATTCAAGTGCTGGAGGGCTTGGAAGCCGTCCGCCGCCGCCCGGCGATGTACATCGGCGATACCGGCCCGCGCGGGCTGCATCATCTCGTCGAAGAAGTCGTCGATAATTCGATCGATGAAGCCATGGCCGGCCACTGCTCCAAGATCGAGGTGGCCATCCACCAGGACAACTCCGTGACGGTCGTCGATGACGGACGCGGGATTCCTGTTGACCAACACAAGACCGAGAAAAAATCCGCGCTTGAGGTGGTGCTGACGAAGCTGCACGCCGGCGGCAAATTCGACTCCAAGACGTATAAAGTCTCCGGCGGACTGCACGGGGTGGGGGTGTCGGTGGTGAACGGATTATCCGAATGGCTCGAGGCGGAGGTCAAGCGCGACGGCAAGGTGTATCGCCAGCGCTACGCGCGCGGCAAGGCGGTCTCGCCGCTGACGACCATCGGCAAAGTCTCCGGCACGGGCACGCGGATCACCTACAAGCCGGATAAGGAAATTTTCACGAATGGCATCGCGCACAACTTCGAGACGCTGTCCAACCGGCTGCGCGAGCTGGCCTTCTTAAATAAGGGCCTGGCCATCTCGATCAAGGACGAGCGGTCCGACAAAGAGGCGTCGTTTAAGTTCGACGGCGGCATCAAAGAGTTTGTCGCGCACATCAACAAGAACAAGACCCCGCTGCACAATGTGATCGCCTTCGAGGGCGAGCAGGGCACCACCGCGGTCGAAATCGCGCTGCAGTACAACGACGGCTATTCCGAGAACCTCTACGCCTTCGCGAACAACATCAACACCGTCGACGGCGGGACCCATCTCTCTGGGTTTAAATCGGCGCTGACCCGGACGATCAACACCTACTGCAAGGCGAAAAATCTGTTTAAGGGCGACAGCCTGACGATTGAAGGAGAAGACGCCCGCGCAGGACTCGTGGCGGTGGTGAGTGTCAAAGTCCCGCAGCCGCAGTTTGAAGGGCAGACCAAGGCGAAGCTGGGCACGCCGGAAGTGGAGGGCATCGTCGCCTCGATTTGCAACGAGAAGCTGGGCGCGTTTTTTGAAGAGCATCCGTCGGTGGCGAGCAAGGTCGCGGATAAATGCTTGGTGGAAGCGCGGGCCCGCGAGCGCGCGCGGCACGAGCGCGAGCTGGTCCGCCGGAAGGGGTTGCTGGAATCAAGCGCGCTGCCTGGCAAGCTCGCCGACTGTTCCGAGCGCGACGCCGCACTCTGCGAGATCTACATCGTGGAAGGCGACTCCGCCGGCGGTTCGGCCAAGCAGGGACGGGACCGGAGATTTCAGGCGATTCTGCCGATTAAGGGAAAGATTCTCAACGTTGAGAAGGCGCGGCTGGAAAAAGTGCTGACCAATGAAGAAATCCGGACGATTATTACTGCGCTTGGCTGTGGCATCGGCAACGAATTTTCGCTGGAGAAGCTGCGCTACCACAAGGTAGTGTTAATGGCTGATGCCGACGTCGACGGCAACCATATCCGCACGCTGCTGCTGACCTTTTTCTATCGGCAGATGAATAAGCTGGTTGAGGCCGGGCATATCTACATCGCGCAGCCGCCGCTCTACAAGATCAAGCGCGGCAAGCGCGAAGAGTACATCGAGACGGATGAGCAGATGTCAAATCTGCTGCTGGAGCTCGGCGCTGAGGGCAAAACACTCACGCACGTCTCAAGCAAGAAGACCTTCAAAGACAAGACGCTGCTGGAACTGCTGCGCGCACTGGCCGAACTCGAGCGGGTGAGCCGCGGGCTGCATCGGTATCGCCTTGAGCCGGCGACCTATTTTGCGCAGCGCCATCCGAAGAAGGGGCTGCCGCTGTACATGATCCGGCTGAATGGCGAGCAGCACTTCCTGTATGATGATGAAGAGCTGGCGAAATTCGCCGAGAAGCAGGAGCTGAACCTCGAAGAGCTGGAGAAGGCATCGTCGAATGCCGCCGCGCAATTCGCCGAGCTGTTCGAGGCTTCGGAGCTTGAGGATCTCGAGAAGAAGCTCAAGAAGCTGGACCTCTCGCTGGAAGATTACCATCCTAAAGATGGGAAACCAGCGTTTCGGCTGGAAGGCGAGAACACAACGCAGCCATTCGGCGGATTGCGCGAGGTGCTGCTGGCCGTTGAGGAAGAAGGGCGGCAAGGGCTGACGATCCAGCGGTACAAAGGGCTTGGGGAAATGAATCCGCAGCAGCTGTGGGATACGACGATGGACCCAGCCAAGCGCACGATGCTGAAGGTCACGCTGGAAGATGCGGTCGAAGCCGAGCGCATGTTCACGACCCTGATGGGCGAGGCGGTGGAGCCTCGCAAACAGTTTATCGAAGAGCACGCTCTGGAAGTCAAAAACCTGGATATCTAACTATGTACGCACTGGGTGAGAAGATTGTGAATCGAGAGATTGAGGAAGAGATCAAAGATTCCTACATCTCGTACGCGATGAGCGTCATTGTCGGGCGGGCATTGCCTGATGTGCGCGATGGGCTCAAGCCGGTCCACCGGCGCATTCTTTACGGCATGCAGGATCTCGGCCTGGAGCCAGGTAAGCCGTATAAGAAAAGCGCTCGTATCGTCGGGGAAATTTTGGGCAAGTATCATCCACACGGCGATATGGCCGTCTATGACGCGCTCGTGCGCATGGTGCAAGACTTTTCGCTGCGCTATCCGCTCATCGATGGACAAGGCTACTTCGGCAGCGTTGATGGGGATGCGCCGGCCGCGCACCGCTTCACCGAGGCGCGGCTCCAAGCGATCGCGATGGAGCTGCTCGATGAGATCGATAAAGACACCGTGGACTTTGCGCCGAACTTTGACGGCTCGCTCCAAGAGCCAAAGGTGCTTCCCGCGCGCTTGCCGAACCTGCTCGTCAATGGCTCCAGCGGCATCGCCGTTGGGATGGCCACGAACATTCCGCCGCACAATTTGACCGAAGTGGTCGATGCGGCCTGCGCGCTGATCGAGGATCCGCAGATTGAGCTCGGCCCCTTGATGCGGCACGTGCGGGGGCCGGATTTTCCGACCGGGGCGATCATCTGCGGGCGCGATGGCATCAAGGATGCCTACGCCACCGGCCGAGGGTCGATTCGTATTCGCGCCAAGGCGCAAGTCGAACAGCTCAAAGGCAACCGGCAAGCCCTTGTCATCACCGAGCTGCCGTATCAGGTGAACAAGGCAACACTGCTGGAGACCATCGCCAAGCTCGTGCAGGAGAAGACCATCGAAGGCATCTCGGATCTGCGCGATGAGTCGGACAAAGACGGCATGCGCGTGATGATCGAACTCAAGCGCGATGCCAACGATCAAGTCGTGCTGAATCAGCTCTACAAGCACACGCAGATGGAGACGACCTTCGGCGTGATCATGCTCGCCCTGGTCGACGGGCGGCCGCGGGTGCTGGGGCTGAAATCGATGCTCCAGACATTCGTGGATCATCGCAAGGAGATCATCACCCGCCGCACGAAGTTTGAGCTGGCCAGAGCGCAAGAGCGAGCGCATATCCTGGAAGGCTTCAAGAAAGCGATCGCGAATCTGGATGCCATTATCAAGCTCATTCGAGGCTCCAAGAGCCCGCAGGAAGCCAAGGAAGGACTCATCAAGAAGTTTGATTTTTCGGATCGGCAAGCCCAGGCCATCCTGGAAATGCAGCTGCAGCGGCTCACGGCTCTGGAGCGCGAGAAGATCGAAGCCGAGTACCTGGAGCTGATCAAGAAGATCGAGTACTACCAGATGCTCCTCAAGAGCGAGAAAAAAGTGCTGGAGGTGATCAAGACCGAGCTGCAGGACGTGAAGAAGAAATTCGGC
This window contains:
- the rpmH gene encoding 50S ribosomal protein L34, encoding MKKNLRNLSNRKRKRVHGFRRRMSTRGGQNALRRRRRKGRWQLIPA
- the dnaA gene encoding chromosomal replication initiator protein DnaA translates to METVQNTPFDWAVIRERLKARLGSEVVNRWLDPLTVGGLTDAAVTLEAPNSFFRDWVLTHYLEALRPFAGTREVRVVTATAASFASILPAAVSPLKPADASPANAAPASSSQSDGSHGLNARLTFDRFVVGPSNRFSHAASLAVAESPARAYNPLFIYGGVGLGKTHLMQAIGHAILHRWPARRVVYISSERFTNELIASIQNKTTSRFRDKYRTVDVLLVDDIHFIAQKEATQEEFFHTFNALYDAHKQIVISSDRSPKEIAGLEERLVSRFEWGLVTDIQPPDLETRIAILRKKAEEAGILVPEPVTDFMAKQITANIRELEGALIRVIAYCNLFNKPLDAEIAREVLKDMVREVSARITLDEIQRRVAEYFQLDLQEMRGSRRQRSVLFPRQIAMFLCRRLTEASLPEIGRAFGGRDHTTIMHAVGKIEREITQDAHKKQIITHLNQLITAASGRQMG
- the gyrB gene encoding DNA topoisomerase (ATP-hydrolyzing) subunit B translates to MKRNTAKTSAPSTAAGKAYDASSIQVLEGLEAVRRRPAMYIGDTGPRGLHHLVEEVVDNSIDEAMAGHCSKIEVAIHQDNSVTVVDDGRGIPVDQHKTEKKSALEVVLTKLHAGGKFDSKTYKVSGGLHGVGVSVVNGLSEWLEAEVKRDGKVYRQRYARGKAVSPLTTIGKVSGTGTRITYKPDKEIFTNGIAHNFETLSNRLRELAFLNKGLAISIKDERSDKEASFKFDGGIKEFVAHINKNKTPLHNVIAFEGEQGTTAVEIALQYNDGYSENLYAFANNINTVDGGTHLSGFKSALTRTINTYCKAKNLFKGDSLTIEGEDARAGLVAVVSVKVPQPQFEGQTKAKLGTPEVEGIVASICNEKLGAFFEEHPSVASKVADKCLVEARARERARHERELVRRKGLLESSALPGKLADCSERDAALCEIYIVEGDSAGGSAKQGRDRRFQAILPIKGKILNVEKARLEKVLTNEEIRTIITALGCGIGNEFSLEKLRYHKVVLMADADVDGNHIRTLLLTFFYRQMNKLVEAGHIYIAQPPLYKIKRGKREEYIETDEQMSNLLLELGAEGKTLTHVSSKKTFKDKTLLELLRALAELERVSRGLHRYRLEPATYFAQRHPKKGLPLYMIRLNGEQHFLYDDEELAKFAEKQELNLEELEKASSNAAAQFAELFEASELEDLEKKLKKLDLSLEDYHPKDGKPAFRLEGENTTQPFGGLREVLLAVEEEGRQGLTIQRYKGLGEMNPQQLWDTTMDPAKRTMLKVTLEDAVEAERMFTTLMGEAVEPRKQFIEEHALEVKNLDI
- the rnpA gene encoding ribonuclease P protein component, yielding MRNDATPTITRLRLTKAFTAVYRSGRWARGRHLSVGSAPNQRIETRLGLRTRRGLKGAVERNRLKRQLRTVIRTQRLALCPAVDVVIILHPAQIPCPTETLATELKILCKRLNILLPLR
- a CDS encoding DUF721 domain-containing protein, producing the protein MMSKPTGQRIDALLPSVLKRVEQHHAVLDLLRRRWKRLVGPDLAAHTQPVSVRRGQLVIAAEQPGDSFMLHFQRERLAQHVRTLTEGKVTSLVVRPQTAGRHAVSH
- the dnaN gene encoding DNA polymerase III subunit beta, translated to MRITIPQPQLLRHLQMVEHAVNDRSTLPILANILIETTEEGITLSATDLDVGIRCRFPLAAQNEKGAVALPARKFTTVIRELPDEVVVLEARKNHTATITCGASSFRIPGLPAEDFPILPPTSNNEQLTISQQALKTLIAQTAHAMSMEETRFILNGTLIALQKTELTLVATDGRRLAAAKAPVTNATTHQLSVVVPAKTVRELGRLLQADGTEEVRIAPLKDNQLTFTFGDVTIITRLIEGQFPQYDKVIPPPTKTVMTCNRQTLTNAIRRASLMTSAASQAVVFEVGEGKLVVSKESAELGSAREELAVTYPGEPVTVAFNPEFWLEVLKVLDTDEVAVEITGPEKPAVIRQPGFTYLVLPMKAV